CCACTTCTGCAGAAACTTTTAATAAACATATTGAATGTAATTACACTTGGCGGACACATTTCCATGGTCATATTCTTTAGAAGATAATGAGCTTGCTTAAACATATAATTCCTACAAAGAACATCCATCATGCAGGTATAAACCACAACATTAGGGCGGCATCCATGGGACATCATCTTGTTCCATGTATCAGATGCACCAACCCAATCTCCAGCCTTCGCAAAGCCATCAATTAGAGTACTATATGTAGTTTGATTAGGAGTGCATCTGTTTCTCTCCATCTGATTTAAAACAGATACAGCTTCACCCATTTTCCTGTTAGAGCATAGACCATGTATGAGTGTGTTATATGCAACAACATTAGGAAAAATTCCCTCTCTCATCATTTGGTCCCACATGTTGAGAGCTTCACATGATCTCCCTTTAGAATAAAAACCTTTTATCAAAGAAGTAAAGGTATGAATATTGGGATGACATCCTCTAACAAACATTTGGGCCAAAATAGCCATGGATAGGTTAACATTCCCAGCATCAGACAAAGCATTGATGATAGTTGTGTATGATATGACATTAGGACTGAGACCCTTACAAACCATCTCATCTAGCAACTTAAATGCCTCTTCAATTTTGCACTCTTTGCACATCCCATTGATCAATGCATTGTAAACAGGGACAATAGGGATGAATCTCATGGCAAGCTCCCTTGCTTCCTTACTCTTGCCAACCTTACACATAGATGATATTATGGTTGTGTAGCTCACATTATCAGGTTGGCACCCCCTGCTTGACATTTCATCGAGCAGCTTGCGAGCACCATCTACCCGATCATTTTTGCACAACGCCTTCAAGAGAATATTATAGGTAAACACGTTAGGCTCCAACCCATCCTTCTTCATGTTCATGTAAATGGGGTTGATCATTTGAAACCTATTATCACTAAGCAATGCATCCAAGAGATTATTGTAGATCTTGACACTGGGTTTGCAACCAAAATCTCCCATCCTGTAAAATGTTTTCAACGCAAGTTCAACAGCCCCTGCTTGCCGATATGAACTAATCACACTAATGAACAAGTCTTCAGAACAGCTAATACCTTCCAACTTCATTTGCTGCAAAAAGTACTGCACTCCATCCATCTCACATTCCCTTCCAAGCTTCTCAATCATTGTCCAATACGTGAGAGGAGTGTGTTTGAAAGATCTTGAATTGGCGACGGACTTGAAGTACTCTAAAGCTACAGCCAAGTCTCTTTCATGGTTCAACCTCTTGAGAACATCAGACTCCTTGAGTGCAATTTGGGTCTccattttcgggtttgggttaACATCAAGAGATGGGTTTGAGCATAGAACAAAAGGGACTGAGGGTCTGTGGGGTTTTAGCAGTAAGGAGTATCCCTCCTTCAAATGCATGATACAAAATGGCCCTAGTTCTCAACGAAATTGTAGTTCAGTAATTGGCAACGCCATCAAAATTATAAGtacaagaaccctaaacccattAAAATTTAAGTATGTATCAATGAAACCAATTAAAATAGACAAGAACAGAATTACTCTCAAACAATAATGACACCCTCAATTTGCAGAACCCTAATGGCGTCAAAACTCATCAAACCAATTCATGCAACACAAACCTGTTCCCGTAACAGTGTCATGTACCCAATTCAGTCTCCTGGGGATTGTCTAGTGGTGGTTTGGATTAGCAGTAGAAACTGGAAAGAAGCCGCAGACTTCGCTATGTGTCGAGCAAATCTGCAACGCCCAACAAAATAAGGAGCCTGTTTAGAATTACGGTTGgttcatattttctatttttattgtgtGGATgtgataaaatatttatttatttcattaattttttaatttctattgtTAATATTGATTATTGGGTGACAAGACACTACTCAattaacttaaaatttttattttttattttagcaataagtattttaatacttaaacTTCAATGTAGagattaaattgttatatatatatatatatatatatatatatatgtatatataaaattgtttatgaaaaattaaaaaaaattaatgtgcaaattaaaaacataataaaCAAGTGTGTTCATCCACAATgcattttttatgattttaaaaattcttataatattaattattctAAATTATCCATTTATAACTgtaaattattataaattttctCTATTCATCCCAAATTTTTCACAAGTGATGTAAAATCTCATAATAAGTTAAAATTAGTGAATTTTTTCATACTAAATAAATTTCATTAACTCATCTAATTTCAAATCACTTGCGAAAATTTTTTTTCATAGTTTTTTTTGTAAGATATAGaacttttcataaaaaaaaagaagctagTACACTAAATTTCCTTCTCAACTAAAATTCATGTAACAACTAATTAAGTGGGTGCAATCCTAAAAAaatgtaataatcccaaaaaagGATATATAAGATTAGTGAATtgattccaaaataataataataataataattaattaattaatcgaattttaaaaaaaagaaaaaaaataattaatttttttatttttattaataaaatatattattattaatatttattaaatatattattattattattattattctcttgaagcttctagcttctggagatttaaatcattctttaagtttcttttcttcttcttcttcttcttctgttcttcttttcttttcctttatcctGCATGGCTGCATagctctaaactctctctctctctctctctctctctctctctctctctctccctctctctctctctctcttctcaatttcgttatggatttttgcccgatcaaaaatcagaagataccgctgaactccattctctgctgccgtcaattctaccggagcggatcggtggtagaagGGCGTAGACGTATCTTTTGGGATAAGttaatttctcatttttctttaatttcttgtaaagtataagcccaatcgacgaacAGACAACACCACAAGAATCTAgaggtgattctctacaagtctagcgggacaaaattctcgtggggtcgtcgtgggcaaaaccccaaatttgggatacgagggttattaaagggcttatttttaattaattaggattaatttaggaatgctaaaatgttgagcatctggaattgaagtaggatttctggaatttagggctcaggtgagcgccgcgggtgtaattttgggacctgcaggtaaaattcagaaaattaagtggggatgttaaataatagtttaaatgataatttatgGTATATGAAGCTTAGGGAatgttagttgagtattgtttttggggaaattagttaattaatctggaaaaaatgtaaatttcaggagttgaatttcggacGTCAAGGGCTTagaatctgggtgttaacgaaactctcagtaagccaagtaaggggaataaattataactgtatttttagaattattatttgaattaatatgtgaaaatgagcatatgatattttgtctgaaaattattatgatataaatatcagataaattgtgtggcatttgagtaattgtaaattgttatattttttagtgtaaaatataacgatgagtaatttctgagaaaatattgaaatgagaattactgatgtgattagtgagaaataatgaaatatggtatttatatgtgagtagaaatgtttttcctgaaaatgaaATTTTGTGAATtgctgatattggaaaataatgaaatgtggtatttatttgtgagtgaaaattatttgcatgagaaatgagtttgtacaaattgttgatatgagtattttgggaaaatgtgaaaaatacgtgaaatgtgatatatgatattacgagatgatgaaatgtacatagaaaatgatgaaaatatttatattgaactgaattgtgatatactggaatataattgatgaaatgtcaatatcgcataatgattgcgggtatgtggtagtaaaccgtattggatggttatgatattgagtacggtagcattgttagtggtgttagtgcaaccacacggactcttggagcgtgtggcgtgatagtcgactgtgccattgtgtagggttgttgggccccttgagtccggatcaaggttataggccggccagttgtactacaagcgcgatatgtgatatgatatttgatctaaccggatcggccaaccgcggttagatccagccttcgggccgcacaaccttaaccatggggggaagcatggcgtggatagaaagatccttagggtggccaccagttacagacgtgatgttggtatttgatatcaaggatactcatgagccggaaagtaaaatgaaaatggaaagtgaaagaatgataaaattgactaaaatgagaaatgaaagaaagaatggaaattgagaaataaagaatgataaaattgagaaatggaactgtgtgagttgataatatacatatttgaggtgaagtgaaactctccgcctgagagcttgctgagtaaggtgagtgccctgataggtatcagatgtggccatacgtggttgcataacgtgttagggcagagggaaactacctgtatgggcaggtaatcttccctattctcaggaacttcgcggtaaatatgtgttggaaattattgaatttgagaaatgattttaaagcttataaaagcttgtgttgtatatctatatgattatgagaatgtatatatcagtgtattttctcagatgaaacgatgatttgaaaagtaaagtgtattataattgaactcatatgggcacatactgtaaataatttattccttcttactgagatgtgtctcacccaattaatctaaattttttagggaacagaaATTGACcgagtgatagagctccgtgatagtagggagctggaaccctgatatatagggtgagtttggactagggttgtattgttttttttaggtatgagatagtattatgtatatgtgtatattgatactctgggtattgtattatgaCTGATATGCatatactatcttccgctgttaggttgtataataaaataacttttacccggtacccaatgcgagtcgggtcgtatgaatgatagtagaattgttgacgtggccgatttgtgggtgttatggatgacgtgtaaattatttatttattattgtttaaaaaaaaattgtatgaaagtcagggcgtcatagtttggtatcagagagcctaggttgctaggttttgtagactttatgtcacgccccgaaccccgagatgggacccaagggtgaaaatataactaacctgtccctgtatctaaTAAAACACCAAgaatacagtacaatggatgagggtctgaccccgtggggttcccaggcaccttaaacacatccaatcacaaacatatacgcagtGTAAAAAGGTCATTTATgtacacatatgcagtaccataccagagtctatacaatagtAAAACATGActttatcaaaacgtacaaacaaGTGCCCAAAaaatctcaaaatggcaacccatcaaaatacagtcctagcacttacccaagtgctaaatGCAGTACATCGACCAGTACGCTCCCTACAACAGGACACTAGTTCCTGTTAGTCGAAGGACCCgtaaaaaatgtacgtacagtaggggtgagacacctctcagtaaggaagaacacatgttatatcaatgtgtggcatttgagtgttatcatgatacaacatacacacagttaaatgcattccagtactaatttccgtAGTGCATACACGCAAACATACACATAATCAGCAATTTCGGTGTCGTCACAACCTTCGGCCCTAAGTTGGTCGgcgacaatccggcgttggcccatagccaacccgctaagcacggcaccaccggcatatggctagtcctcgactcccatggcattgtaccagtgctaactggtggatccacaccctttggcctgatctgccggtataggctcacgccctcagatatagcgccagacactcttgcctacgtggcaggcgataaacacgccctcagatatagagccggacactttcagtacctggacaattcggaaccccgttcctactagccatttaacatatcacacacacacacacatgtatgctcatataaccaaacaaaccacacccatctggtaatctaaatcatgattttccaaacaaatacagtttaaacaaagtcaaggcacggtcatcccaataattagtataaatcacaatatacgctcggttttcaacaaaactagggatgcagcctgtTGTCCCCCTTTtaccaaaactataataataaaaaacccatagttttccccgttagatccccccaaatgagtagccaaaacacacataggaccgagaaccatagttccaccgaattcgatttaaaaaataaccaatataacacagtttacccttaccttttccccgaatagcaaatcctaaactccaaggcccctaaacagcaaaccgagttccaaaacctacatatcatagtacagaatatacccACAAGACAGtcacctacaaaactaccggatcagaaatgaaaaccaagccttacctcgatttttcgccaaaacccaaaaatctccgaaacgagattcagatccatagaagttgtagagaatccttccacgatcctcgtggtttcagatttctgattccatcaacgatcagcaaagaaatctagagagagagagagtagggagagacttagagagagagagataagattgagttttcttagcttggaagaaatgaaaaatcctatttatagccctttgacccggcccaattcgtcgatgaaaaggtgccttcgtcaacgaatcgtccactaccttcgtcaacgaatcaatgaccttgtcgatgaatctGAGATCACCGGTTTTTCCGAGGCTCCTTgtcttctcctcgtcgacgagtctctgaatttcgtcgaagagaagaacaaaggcttcgtcgatgaaatttgccAAATTACCAATTTgcctctctcttatttatttaaacccagttatcacggttcgggttcttacactttaGTAAACAGCAGAATACAGtactagagtataggagtggattttgaggaaaataggtgatgggtagattgaaatgtgagttagtgattgttagaggataaCGTGataatttaggattctatctcgCAGCCTAGAGAtaggagtaccg
This genomic stretch from Malania oleifera isolate guangnan ecotype guangnan chromosome 3, ASM2987363v1, whole genome shotgun sequence harbors:
- the LOC131151723 gene encoding pentatricopeptide repeat-containing protein At3g48810; its protein translation is MHLKEGYSLLLKPHRPSVPFVLCSNPSLDVNPNPKMETQIALKESDVLKRLNHERDLAVALEYFKSVANSRSFKHTPLTYWTMIEKLGRECEMDGVQYFLQQMKLEGISCSEDLFISVISSYRQAGAVELALKTFYRMGDFGCKPSVKIYNNLLDALLSDNRFQMINPIYMNMKKDGLEPNVFTYNILLKALCKNDRVDGARKLLDEMSSRGCQPDNVSYTTIISSMCKVGKSKEARELAMRFIPIVPVYNALINGMCKECKIEEAFKLLDEMVCKGLSPNVISYTTIINALSDAGNVNLSMAILAQMFVRGCHPNIHTFTSLIKGFYSKGRSCEALNMWDQMMREGIFPNVVAYNTLIHGLCSNRKMGEAVSVLNQMERNRCTPNQTTYSTLIDGFAKAGDWVGASDTWNKMMSHGCRPNVVVYTCMMDVLCRNYMFKQAHYLLKNMTMEMCPPSVITFNMFIKSFCRSGQVDLAMNAFDQMEKYGCAPTITTYNELLYGLFREWNFTEAFGLLRELEERGIKPNLVSYNTILYGFCCAGMFQKALQLLGKMLVRGIKPDTVTINIVINAYCKLGKVKTAIQLTDAASAGHWHPDLITYTSLIWGICNWIGVEQAIIYFNRMLNEGISPNVVTWNVLVQGVFSNTGYSGHTRFLERILCRGYDKMV